A stretch of the Arachis stenosperma cultivar V10309 chromosome 6, arast.V10309.gnm1.PFL2, whole genome shotgun sequence genome encodes the following:
- the LOC130933102 gene encoding protein DUF642 L-GALACTONO-1,4-LACTONE-RESPONSIVE GENE 2, which translates to MKPTLMLLSVLFCATFHVSFSFIDGLVANGNFELGPKPWALNGSVVTGGSHAIPEWEISGFVEYIKSGQKQGDMLLVVPEGAFAVRLGNEASIKQRINVIKGMYYSITLMVARTCAQEERLNISIAPDFGVIPIQTLYTSSGWDPIAYSFKAESNVAELVIHNPGVEEDPACGPLIDSVALRTLYPPRPTNKNILKNGGFEEGPYVFPNTSWGVLIPPNIEDSHSPLPAWMVESLKAVRYIDSAHFSVPQGTRAVELVAGKESAIAQVARTVPGKTYVLSFAVGDASNSCEGSMIVEAYAGKDTLKVPYESKGKGGFKRAALKFVAVSPRTRVMFLSTFYIMRSDDFSSLCGPVVDDVKLLSLRRP; encoded by the exons ATGAAGCCAACTTTGATGCTTCTGTCGGTGCTCTTCTGCGCCACCTTTCATGTTTCATTCTCCTTCATAGACG GACTAGTAGCAAATGGAAACTTTGAGCTAGGTCCAAAGCCATGGGCCCTAAACGGGTCGGTGGTAACCGGCGGCAGCCACGCCATACCGGAGTGGGAGATCTCCGGGTTCGTGGAGTACATAAAGTCAGGTCAGAAACAGGGTGACATGTTACTTGTTGTCCCGGAGGGAGCATTTGCAGTGAGACTAGGAAACGAGGCTTCAATTAAGCAAAGAATTAATGTGATTAAGGGAATGTATTATTCCATAACATTGATGGTTGCACGCACGTGTGCACAAGAAGAGAGGCTCAACATTTCAATTGCTCCGGATTTTGGTGTGATTCCAATTCAAACGTTGTACACAAGCAGTGGTTGGGATCCAATTGCTTATAGCTTCAAAGCAGAGTCTAATGTTGCTGAATTGGTTATTCATAACCCTGGTGTTGAAGAGGATCCTGCTTGTGGCCCACTTATTGATTCTGTTGCTCTTAGAACACTTTACCCTCCTAGACCTACTAACA AGAACATATTGAAGAATGGTGGATTTGAAGAAGGACCATATGTATTCCCAAACACATCATGGGGAGTGCTAATCCCACCCAACATTGAAGATAGCCACTCGCCTTTACCGGCTTGGATGGTCGAGTCCCTCAAGGCTGTGAGGTACATCGACTCGGCCCACTTCTCCGTCCCCCAGGGGACGAGAGCCGTGGAGCTAGTAGCCGGTAAAGAGAGCGCGATCGCGCAAGTGGCGCGAACCGTCCCGGGCAAAACATATGTGCTCTCATTTGCAGTTGGAGATGCAAGCAATTCATGTGAAGGGTCTATGATTGTTGAAGCATATGCCGGGAAAGACACCCTAAAAGTGCCTTATGAGTCCAAAGGAAAAGGTGGGTTTAAAAGGGCAGCCCTAAAATTTGTTGCTGTTAGCCCAAGAACAAGGGTCATGTTCCTTAGCACTTTCTACATTATGAGGAGTGATGATTTCTCTTCTCTTTGTGGGCCTGTTGTTGATGATGTTAAGTTGCTTAGTCTTCGTAGGCCATGA